One Streptomyces sp. V4I8 genomic window carries:
- the metG gene encoding methionine--tRNA ligase produces the protein MQTRGPESGDAKAFYVSTPIYYVNDAPHLGHAYTTVAGDVLSRWHRQRGEKVWYLTGTDEHGQKIMRTANANGVSPQEWCDKLVEEAWKPLWEHLEIANDDFIRTTQKRHTDRVQEFVQDLYDKNEIYKSSYEGPYCVGCEEYKLPGELLAGEGEYAGQKLCAVHKRPVELLQEENYFFKLSEYTEKLLAHYEANPDFIQPESARNEVVNFVRQGLQDLSMSRSTFDWGIPIPWDDKHVIYVWIDALLNYASAVGYNENPEKFESTFPADVHLVGKDILRFHAIIWPAMLMANGLPLPGKIAANGWLMVGGEKMSKSNLTGIKPQDLTSHFGVDAYRWYFLRAIAFGQDGSFSWEDFSARYTSELANDYGNLASRVAAMVGKYFGGELPAATADGDAEKAIHDGLAKAVAEADRKIGEELDFQGGVLAVFDFVKQVNGYITEQEPWKVAKDTSDEGKARLATILYTAAESLRAVAVLLNPVMPETSRKLWDSLGAEASLGALADQKVQEAGEWGTLPAGSTVTKGAVLFPRLEEKPTA, from the coding sequence ATGCAGACCAGGGGACCCGAGTCCGGAGATGCGAAGGCGTTCTACGTCTCGACTCCCATTTATTACGTCAACGACGCTCCTCACCTGGGCCACGCCTATACGACCGTCGCAGGCGACGTGCTCTCCCGCTGGCACCGTCAGCGCGGCGAGAAGGTGTGGTACCTCACCGGCACGGACGAGCACGGTCAGAAGATCATGCGCACCGCGAACGCCAACGGAGTGTCTCCGCAGGAGTGGTGCGACAAGCTCGTGGAGGAGGCCTGGAAGCCCCTCTGGGAGCACCTGGAGATCGCGAACGACGACTTCATCCGCACCACGCAGAAGCGGCACACCGACCGTGTGCAGGAGTTCGTCCAGGACCTGTACGACAAGAACGAGATCTACAAGAGCAGCTACGAGGGCCCGTACTGCGTCGGCTGCGAGGAGTACAAGCTCCCCGGTGAGCTGCTCGCCGGCGAGGGCGAGTACGCGGGTCAGAAGCTGTGCGCGGTCCACAAGAGGCCGGTGGAGCTCCTCCAGGAGGAGAACTACTTCTTCAAGCTGAGCGAGTACACCGAGAAGCTGCTCGCCCACTACGAGGCCAACCCGGACTTCATCCAGCCCGAGTCCGCGCGCAACGAGGTCGTGAACTTCGTGCGGCAGGGGCTGCAGGATCTGTCCATGTCGCGCTCGACGTTCGACTGGGGCATCCCGATCCCGTGGGACGACAAGCACGTCATCTACGTCTGGATCGACGCGCTGCTGAACTACGCCTCGGCGGTCGGCTACAACGAGAACCCGGAGAAGTTCGAGTCGACGTTCCCGGCCGACGTCCACCTCGTCGGCAAGGACATCCTCCGCTTCCACGCGATCATCTGGCCGGCCATGCTGATGGCGAACGGCCTCCCGCTGCCGGGCAAGATCGCGGCCAACGGCTGGCTGATGGTCGGCGGCGAGAAGATGAGCAAGTCGAACCTGACCGGCATCAAGCCGCAGGACCTGACCTCGCACTTCGGCGTGGACGCGTACCGCTGGTACTTCCTGCGTGCGATCGCCTTCGGCCAGGACGGCTCGTTCTCCTGGGAGGACTTCTCCGCCCGCTACACCAGCGAGCTGGCGAACGACTACGGCAACCTCGCCTCCCGCGTGGCGGCCATGGTCGGCAAGTACTTCGGCGGCGAGCTGCCCGCGGCGACGGCCGACGGCGACGCCGAGAAGGCGATCCACGACGGTCTGGCCAAGGCGGTCGCGGAGGCCGACCGGAAGATCGGCGAGGAGCTGGACTTCCAGGGCGGCGTCCTGGCGGTCTTCGACTTCGTCAAGCAGGTCAACGGCTACATCACCGAGCAGGAGCCCTGGAAGGTCGCCAAGGACACTTCCGACGAGGGCAAGGCGCGCCTCGCCACCATCCTCTACACGGCGGCGGAGTCCCTCCGTGCCGTCGCGGTCCTCCTCAACCCGGTCATGCCGGAGACCTCCCGGAAGCTCTGGGACTCCCTGGGCGCGGAGGCCTCCCTCGGCGCCCTCGCGGACCAGAAGGTCCAGGAGGCCGGCGAATGGGGCACGCTCCCGGCCGGTAGCACGGTCACGAAGGGCGCGGTCCTCTTCCCGCGCCTGGAGGAGAAGCCGACGGCGTAA
- the metG gene encoding methionine--tRNA ligase has translation MARHLITSALPYINGIKHLGNMVGSMLPADVYSRYLRQRGHDVLYICATDEHGTPAELAAKEQGLPVDEFCAQAHDQQKAIYDGFNLAFDYFGRSSSPQNHEITQEIARELKANGFIEERAIRQVYSITDGRFLPDRYIIGTCPHCGYDKARGDQCENCTRVLDPTDLIDARSAISGSSDLEVRETKHLFLLQSVLADEVEAWVDERADNWPVLASSIARKWLTEGLHDRAITRDLDWGVPVPADTWPDLAAEGKVFYVWFDAPIEYIGSTKEWADQDPENRDWRSWWWESASDVHYTQFMGKDNVPFHSVMFPATLLGTRAPWKKVDVIKAFNWLNYYGGKFSTSQKRGVFTHDALEILPADYWRYFMMANAPESDDSSFTWEHFTATVNKDLADTLGNFVNRVLSFSRKRFGDEVPAGAEPGEAEARLGEEIARLLAEYEEHMEAIQFRKAAAALRALWSAGNSYLEEKAPWLEIKTNPEGAALTLRTAMNLIHLYAVISEPFIPTSSAAMRGAFDLKHDTATWVTAEEAKALASVPAGTPFTVPPVLFAKITEEDLEVYTARFGGEAA, from the coding sequence ATGGCTCGACACCTCATCACCAGCGCCCTTCCGTACATCAACGGGATCAAGCACCTGGGCAACATGGTGGGGTCCATGCTCCCGGCGGACGTGTACTCCCGGTACCTGCGCCAGCGCGGGCACGACGTCCTGTACATCTGCGCCACGGACGAGCACGGCACCCCCGCCGAGCTGGCCGCCAAGGAACAGGGCCTCCCGGTCGACGAGTTCTGCGCGCAGGCGCACGACCAGCAGAAGGCGATCTACGACGGCTTCAACCTGGCCTTCGACTACTTCGGCCGCAGCTCGTCCCCGCAGAACCACGAGATCACGCAGGAGATCGCGCGGGAACTGAAGGCGAACGGCTTCATCGAGGAGCGCGCGATCCGCCAGGTGTACTCGATCACGGACGGCCGCTTCCTCCCCGACCGCTACATCATCGGCACCTGCCCGCACTGCGGCTACGACAAGGCCCGCGGCGACCAGTGCGAGAACTGCACGCGCGTCCTGGACCCGACGGACCTGATCGACGCCCGCTCGGCGATCAGCGGCAGCAGCGATCTCGAGGTCCGCGAGACCAAGCACCTGTTCCTCCTCCAGTCAGTGCTGGCCGACGAGGTCGAGGCGTGGGTCGACGAGCGCGCCGACAACTGGCCCGTGCTCGCCTCCTCCATCGCCCGCAAGTGGCTCACCGAGGGCCTGCACGACCGCGCGATCACCCGTGACCTGGACTGGGGCGTCCCGGTCCCGGCCGACACCTGGCCGGACCTGGCCGCCGAGGGCAAGGTCTTCTACGTCTGGTTCGACGCCCCGATCGAGTACATCGGCTCCACGAAGGAGTGGGCGGACCAGGACCCGGAGAACCGCGACTGGCGTTCGTGGTGGTGGGAGTCGGCCTCGGACGTCCACTACACACAGTTCATGGGCAAGGACAACGTCCCGTTCCACAGCGTGATGTTCCCGGCGACCCTGCTGGGCACCCGCGCGCCGTGGAAAAAGGTCGACGTCATCAAGGCCTTCAACTGGCTCAACTACTACGGCGGCAAGTTCTCCACCTCGCAGAAGCGCGGCGTCTTCACGCACGACGCGCTGGAAATCCTGCCCGCCGACTACTGGCGTTACTTCATGATGGCCAACGCCCCCGAGTCGGACGACTCGTCCTTCACGTGGGAGCACTTCACGGCCACGGTGAACAAGGACCTGGCGGACACCCTCGGCAACTTCGTCAACCGCGTCCTGTCCTTCTCCCGCAAGCGGTTCGGCGACGAGGTCCCGGCGGGCGCCGAGCCCGGCGAGGCGGAGGCGAGGCTGGGCGAGGAGATCGCCCGTCTGCTGGCCGAGTACGAGGAGCACATGGAGGCCATCCAGTTCCGCAAGGCGGCGGCAGCCCTGCGCGCCCTGTGGTCGGCCGGCAACTCCTACCTCGAGGAGAAGGCCCCCTGGCTGGAGATCAAGACCAACCCCGAGGGCGCGGCCCTCACTCTTCGTACGGCGATGAACCTCATCCACTTGTACGCGGTGATCTCTGAGCCGTTCATCCCGACGTCCTCGGCGGCCATGCGCGGCGCGTTCGACCTGAAGCACGACACGGCAACATGGGTGACCGCCGAGGAGGCCAAAGCACTGGCCTCCGTCCCGGCGGGCACGCCCTTCACCGTCCCACCGGTCCTCTTCGCGAAGATCACGGAGGAGGACCTGGAGGTATACACGGCACGATTCGGCGGCGAAGCGGCGTAA
- a CDS encoding VWA domain-containing protein, giving the protein MGILTLLRNAFGRSRKGRTAEAEGATPAPEPQATVPSPSPEPQPTAAAQVPEPRVPEEATRPEAAPKADNTDKSDRTDRTEQAEDGEHELVSAAFDKVTVPKPAEPVAAEEPVAAEEPVTEPAADEEPVAETPATEEPVAAEAPAPAEEEPVAAEPVAETPAAEDALAETPDAEEPVAAEPVAETPAAEEAVAEEPATETPAEAPVLDESAPEQEPVAEGSASVAAGDESAPESEASAEVTPEPASETEAPETEAPEAEVTLDPDPEPVAAEPIPEPVAAEAAAETVTEPATAQATDEPADADGGKAPQGPLAADDESSTGGAGGNTDAEGEAEATTAPTAAPTPTPTDTAPTLPPGLLTAYKSAGTTLDQLGHTGTQAKVYLVLDRSASMRPYYKDGSAQALGDQTLALAAHLDPEATVHVVFFSTELDGTGELTLTEHENKIDELHASLGRMGRTSYHVAVDEVVSHHQKTAPDTPALVIFQTDGAPDAKTPATQALTDAAKNHPSVFFSFVAFGDPENKAFDYLRKLKTDNTAHFLAGETPLELTDKQVFEGILANWRP; this is encoded by the coding sequence ATGGGCATTCTCACTCTCCTGCGGAACGCGTTCGGCCGGTCACGTAAGGGGCGTACCGCCGAAGCAGAGGGTGCGACTCCCGCGCCGGAACCGCAGGCCACAGTCCCGTCTCCGTCTCCGGAACCGCAGCCGACGGCTGCGGCGCAGGTGCCGGAACCGCGGGTACCGGAAGAGGCGACGAGGCCGGAGGCGGCCCCGAAGGCCGACAACACCGACAAGTCCGACAGGACCGACCGGACCGAACAGGCGGAGGACGGAGAGCACGAGCTGGTCTCGGCCGCCTTCGACAAGGTCACGGTGCCGAAGCCGGCGGAGCCGGTGGCGGCCGAGGAGCCGGTGGCGGCCGAGGAGCCGGTGACGGAGCCGGCGGCCGACGAGGAGCCGGTCGCGGAGACGCCCGCGACTGAGGAGCCCGTCGCGGCGGAGGCCCCGGCGCCGGCCGAGGAGGAGCCCGTCGCGGCAGAGCCCGTCGCCGAGACGCCAGCAGCCGAAGACGCCCTCGCGGAGACGCCTGACGCCGAGGAGCCCGTCGCGGCAGAGCCCGTCGCCGAGACGCCAGCAGCCGAAGAGGCCGTCGCGGAAGAGCCCGCGACGGAGACGCCGGCCGAGGCGCCCGTGCTGGACGAGTCGGCGCCCGAGCAGGAGCCGGTGGCTGAGGGGTCCGCGTCGGTCGCGGCGGGGGACGAGTCGGCACCGGAGTCGGAGGCGAGCGCCGAGGTCACGCCGGAGCCGGCCTCTGAGACCGAGGCCCCTGAGACCGAGGCGCCTGAGGCCGAGGTCACCCTCGACCCCGACCCCGAGCCGGTCGCCGCGGAGCCCATCCCCGAGCCGGTCGCCGCCGAGGCCGCCGCTGAAACGGTCACGGAGCCCGCGACCGCCCAGGCGACCGACGAGCCCGCGGACGCCGACGGCGGGAAGGCCCCACAGGGGCCACTCGCAGCCGACGACGAAAGCAGCACGGGTGGTGCGGGTGGGAACACGGACGCCGAAGGCGAAGCCGAGGCCACAACCGCACCCACAGCCGCACCCACCCCCACCCCCACCGACACGGCCCCCACCCTCCCCCCGGGCCTGCTCACCGCCTACAAGTCCGCCGGCACCACGCTCGACCAGCTCGGCCACACCGGCACCCAGGCCAAGGTCTACCTCGTCCTCGACCGCTCCGCCTCCATGCGCCCGTACTACAAGGACGGCTCCGCCCAGGCCCTCGGCGACCAGACCCTCGCCCTCGCCGCCCACCTCGACCCCGAGGCCACGGTCCACGTCGTCTTCTTCTCCACGGAGCTCGACGGCACCGGCGAGCTCACCCTCACCGAGCACGAGAACAAGATCGACGAGCTGCACGCGAGCCTCGGTCGCATGGGTCGTACGAGCTACCACGTGGCCGTCGACGAGGTCGTCTCCCACCACCAGAAAACCGCCCCCGACACCCCCGCCCTGGTGATCTTCCAGACGGACGGCGCCCCCGACGCCAAGACCCCCGCCACCCAGGCCCTCACGGACGCCGCGAAGAACCACCCCTCCGTGTTCTTCTCCTTCGTCGCCTTCGGCGACCCCGAGAACAAGGCCTTCGACTACCTCCGCAAGCTCAAAACGGACAACACCGCTCACTTCCTGGCCGGCGAGACCCCGCTGGAGCTGACCGACAAGCAGGTCTTCGAGGGCATCCTGGCGAACTGGCGCCCATAG